The Amycolatopsis sp. DG1A-15b genome window below encodes:
- a CDS encoding helix-turn-helix transcriptional regulator → MRVTRMPEGMAFHRHSWTPFAQSGNRRDSYYRLMKPTSSGPAARTLAASLREEREGRKVGLRVLADELGILPQLLSAWEKGHRLPSVEDVSAILALLGIRGEKRDRIRTLARHAREPNWLASSNTDISHALTALLTFESTATKITAWSPLLVPGLLQTPDYIRSIMEASSVAVEEADKRLRIRLKRQGVLTRRDPVALRALIGEWALRETIGSPAVMSDQIDHLLEISQRTNISVRVVPAGLGYHTGLLGPFEIYEFPGTPPITFVEHAHSSAFLHEKTQTLAHQRVVKMLGEQALSEAASRELLQEAAH, encoded by the coding sequence GTGCGGGTCACCCGGATGCCGGAGGGAATGGCTTTCCATCGCCATTCGTGGACACCATTCGCACAATCGGGGAATCGACGGGATTCGTATTATCGGCTCATGAAGCCAACGTCTTCGGGGCCCGCCGCGAGAACTCTCGCCGCTTCGCTGCGCGAAGAACGCGAAGGACGCAAAGTCGGTCTGCGCGTTCTCGCCGACGAACTGGGCATCCTGCCCCAGCTGTTGTCGGCGTGGGAGAAGGGGCATCGCCTGCCGAGCGTCGAGGACGTGTCGGCGATTCTGGCGCTGCTGGGCATCCGCGGGGAGAAGCGCGACCGGATCCGCACGCTGGCCCGGCACGCCCGAGAGCCCAATTGGCTGGCGTCGAGCAACACCGACATCTCCCATGCCCTCACGGCGTTGCTGACCTTCGAGAGCACCGCGACCAAGATCACCGCCTGGTCACCGCTGCTCGTGCCCGGATTGCTGCAGACCCCGGACTACATCCGGTCGATCATGGAGGCCTCCTCGGTCGCGGTCGAAGAGGCCGACAAGCGCCTGCGGATCCGGCTCAAACGGCAGGGAGTGCTCACGCGGCGGGACCCGGTCGCGTTGCGTGCCCTGATCGGCGAATGGGCGCTCCGGGAAACCATCGGCAGCCCGGCCGTCATGTCCGACCAAATCGATCATCTGCTCGAAATATCGCAGCGAACGAACATCTCGGTGCGGGTCGTTCCGGCCGGGCTCGGCTACCACACCGGTCTGCTGGGACCGTTCGAGATCTACGAATTCCCCGGCACGCCCCCGATCACCTTCGTCGAGCACGCCCATTCGAGCGCGTTCCTGCACGAAAAGACGCAAACCCTCGCCCACCAGCGGGTGGTTAAGATGCTGGGCGAGCAGGCGTTGAGCGAAGCCGCCTCCCGGGAGCTGCTCCAGGAGGCTGCACACTAG
- a CDS encoding Trp biosynthesis-associated membrane protein codes for MIVAALLLGALALWGASRLTWFAEFRDGGVRGMVLHRETGEQRATALVPLALLALAGVAGLVATGGWARRVLGVVLALAGAAAIWAGVAGVRFGGYADGLPVAEMLLGRGLAVLGGILVAAGGLAALKGAGRAARLGAKYAAPATRKKARDPDAELWEALSEGEDPTDVRGRHSE; via the coding sequence ATGATCGTGGCCGCGCTCCTGCTGGGCGCGCTCGCGCTGTGGGGTGCGTCACGGCTGACCTGGTTCGCCGAGTTCCGCGACGGCGGCGTGCGGGGGATGGTGCTGCACCGCGAGACCGGTGAGCAGCGCGCCACCGCGCTCGTGCCGCTGGCGCTGCTGGCCCTGGCCGGCGTGGCCGGGCTGGTGGCCACGGGCGGCTGGGCGCGTCGCGTCCTCGGCGTCGTGCTGGCGCTCGCCGGGGCCGCGGCGATCTGGGCCGGCGTCGCCGGGGTCCGGTTCGGCGGCTACGCCGACGGGCTCCCGGTGGCCGAGATGCTGCTGGGCCGCGGCCTCGCCGTGCTCGGGGGAATTCTCGTCGCCGCCGGCGGGTTGGCAGCCCTCAAGGGCGCGGGCCGGGCCGCGCGGCTCGGCGCGAAGTACGCGGCCCCGGCGACGCGGAAGAAGGCGCGTGACCCGGACGCCGAGCTGTGGGAAGCGCTGTCCGAGGGGGAAGACCCCACGGACGTCCGGGGCAGGCATTCGGAGTAA
- the trpB gene encoding tryptophan synthase subunit beta, whose product MTQEHDKHDPDERGYYGPYGGRFMPEALIGVVDEVATEYDKARHDPEFLNEFNRLLKDYAGRPSLLTEAKRFGEHAGGARVFLKREDLNHTGSHKINNVLGQALLTKRMGKKRVIAETGAGQHGVATATACALLDLDCVVYMGEVDTERQALNVARMRLLGAEVIPVKTGSRTLKDAINEALRDWVTNADTTHYLFGTAAGPAPFPTMVRNFHHVIGTEAREQILEQAGRLPDVVAACVGGGSNAIGIFSGFYDDPSVRLVGLEPGGEGIEGNRHGATLTKGTPGSLHGAMTYLLQDEDGQTVESHSISAGLDYPGVGPEHAWLKDTGRAEYRPITDAQAMDAFKLLSRTEGIIPAIESAHALAGALDLGRELGPDGLIVVNLSGRGDKDMDTAAKWFGLVNG is encoded by the coding sequence GTGACCCAGGAGCACGACAAGCACGACCCGGACGAACGGGGCTACTACGGCCCGTACGGCGGGCGGTTCATGCCGGAGGCGCTGATCGGCGTCGTCGACGAGGTCGCCACCGAGTACGACAAGGCCCGGCACGACCCGGAGTTCCTGAACGAGTTCAACCGCCTGCTGAAGGACTACGCGGGCCGTCCGTCGCTGCTCACCGAGGCCAAGCGCTTCGGCGAGCACGCCGGTGGCGCGCGGGTGTTCCTCAAGCGCGAGGACCTGAACCACACCGGCTCTCACAAGATCAACAACGTGCTGGGCCAGGCGCTGCTCACCAAGCGGATGGGCAAGAAGCGGGTCATCGCCGAGACCGGCGCGGGCCAGCACGGCGTCGCGACGGCCACCGCGTGCGCGCTGCTCGACCTCGACTGCGTCGTCTACATGGGCGAGGTCGACACCGAGCGCCAGGCGCTGAACGTGGCCCGGATGCGGCTGCTCGGCGCCGAGGTGATCCCGGTCAAGACCGGGTCGCGGACGCTGAAGGACGCGATCAACGAGGCGCTGCGCGACTGGGTCACCAACGCCGACACCACGCACTACCTCTTCGGCACGGCCGCCGGCCCGGCGCCGTTCCCGACGATGGTGCGCAACTTCCACCACGTCATCGGCACCGAGGCGCGGGAGCAGATCCTCGAACAGGCCGGGCGCCTGCCCGACGTCGTCGCCGCGTGCGTCGGCGGCGGGTCGAACGCGATCGGCATCTTCTCCGGCTTCTACGACGACCCGTCCGTGCGGCTGGTCGGCCTGGAGCCGGGCGGCGAGGGCATCGAGGGCAACCGCCACGGCGCCACCCTGACCAAGGGCACCCCGGGCAGCCTGCACGGCGCGATGACGTACCTGCTGCAGGACGAAGACGGCCAGACGGTCGAGTCGCACTCGATCTCGGCCGGGCTCGACTACCCGGGCGTCGGCCCGGAGCACGCGTGGCTGAAGGACACCGGCCGCGCCGAGTACCGCCCGATCACCGACGCCCAGGCGATGGACGCGTTCAAGCTGCTGTCCCGCACCGAGGGCATCATCCCGGCGATCGAGTCGGCGCACGCGCTGGCCGGCGCGCTGGACCTGGGCCGCGAGCTGGG
- the trpC gene encoding indole-3-glycerol phosphate synthase TrpC gives MTVLEDIVAGVREDLAVRESALPFDELKIRAAAAPAPRDVMAALRESGIGVIAEVKRRSPSKGDLADIPDPAALAKDYEAGGARVISVLTEQRRFGGSLADLDAVRAAVDIPILRKDFVVSPYQVHEARLHGADMVLLIVAALEQNALVALLDRVESLGMTALVEIHNAEEADRALEAGAKVIGVNARNLHTLEVDRDVFSRLAPGLPMDVYKVAESGVRGPGDLMSYAGHGADAVLVGEGLVASGDPKGALVKLVTAGSHPACPRPSR, from the coding sequence GTGACCGTGCTCGAAGACATCGTCGCCGGCGTGCGGGAAGACCTCGCCGTGCGGGAATCCGCGCTGCCGTTCGACGAGCTGAAGATCCGCGCGGCCGCCGCCCCGGCGCCGCGCGACGTGATGGCCGCCCTGCGCGAGTCCGGCATCGGCGTGATCGCCGAAGTCAAGCGGCGCAGCCCCTCGAAGGGCGACCTGGCCGACATCCCCGACCCGGCCGCGCTGGCGAAGGACTACGAGGCCGGCGGGGCGCGCGTGATCAGCGTGCTCACCGAGCAGCGCCGCTTCGGCGGTTCGCTGGCCGACCTGGACGCGGTCCGCGCGGCGGTGGACATCCCCATCCTGCGCAAGGACTTCGTCGTCAGCCCCTACCAGGTGCACGAGGCCCGCCTGCACGGCGCCGACATGGTGCTGCTGATCGTCGCCGCGCTGGAGCAGAACGCGCTCGTCGCGCTGCTCGACCGCGTCGAATCGCTCGGCATGACCGCGCTGGTGGAGATCCACAACGCCGAGGAGGCCGACCGGGCCCTCGAGGCGGGCGCCAAGGTCATCGGCGTCAACGCGCGCAACCTGCACACCCTCGAGGTGGACCGCGACGTCTTCTCGCGGCTGGCCCCCGGCCTGCCGATGGACGTCTACAAGGTCGCCGAGTCCGGTGTCCGCGGCCCGGGCGACCTGATGTCCTACGCCGGCCACGGCGCCGACGCGGTGCTGGTCGGCGAGGGGCTCGTCGCCTCCGGCGACCCGAAGGGCGCCCTGGTCAAGCTGGTCACCGCCGGTTCCCACCCCGCCTGCCCGAGGCCGTCGCGGTGA
- a CDS encoding anthranilate synthase component I translates to MVSASAGSTGPGTVSPSREDFRALAESRRVIPVVRRVLADGETPIGVYRKLAADRPGTFLFESAENGASWTRWSFIGVRSPAALTVRDGEAVWTGTPPVGLPGGGNPLEVLRETIEALHTEPLPGLPPLTGGMVGYIGYDAVRWLEKLPELAERDLDIPELTMLLATDLAAFDHHEGTVTLIANAVNWDDSPERVDAAYDDAVARLSAMTEQLQVAAPATVAAFDRPVPEFTRKRSKADFHAAVEKAVEAIKAGEAFQIVPSQRFEIPTAADAIDIYRVLRTSNPSPYMYLLRLDGFDIVGSSPESLVTVRDGRATTHPIAGTRWRGADPEEDAQLAKDLLADEKERAEHLMLVDLGRNDLGKVCKPGTVRVVDFFQIERYSHVMHIVSTVTGELADGKTAFDAVTACFPAGTLSGAPKVRAMELIEELEPVRRALYGGVVGYLDFAGDADTAIAIRTALVKDGVAHVQAGGGVVADSVPDYEDTESLNKAKTVLSAVAAAQTMVAAGALDPAADAAHV, encoded by the coding sequence ATGGTCAGCGCATCCGCCGGTTCGACCGGTCCCGGCACGGTCAGCCCCTCCCGCGAAGACTTCCGCGCCCTCGCCGAAAGCCGCCGCGTGATCCCGGTCGTGCGCCGGGTCCTCGCCGACGGCGAGACGCCGATCGGGGTGTACCGCAAGCTCGCCGCCGACCGGCCCGGCACCTTCCTCTTCGAGTCCGCCGAGAACGGCGCGTCCTGGACCCGCTGGTCGTTCATCGGGGTCCGCAGCCCGGCCGCGCTCACCGTCCGCGACGGCGAAGCGGTCTGGACCGGCACCCCGCCGGTCGGCCTGCCCGGCGGGGGCAACCCCCTGGAAGTCCTGCGCGAGACCATCGAAGCCCTGCACACCGAGCCGCTGCCCGGCCTGCCCCCGCTGACCGGCGGCATGGTCGGCTACATCGGCTACGACGCCGTGCGCTGGCTGGAAAAGCTGCCGGAGCTGGCCGAACGCGACCTCGACATCCCCGAGCTGACCATGCTCCTGGCCACCGACCTGGCCGCGTTCGACCACCACGAGGGCACGGTCACGCTCATCGCGAACGCCGTCAACTGGGACGACTCGCCCGAGCGCGTGGACGCGGCCTACGACGACGCCGTCGCCCGGCTGAGCGCGATGACCGAGCAGCTGCAGGTGGCCGCGCCCGCCACCGTCGCCGCGTTCGACCGACCCGTGCCGGAATTCACCCGGAAGCGCTCGAAGGCGGACTTCCACGCGGCGGTGGAGAAGGCCGTCGAGGCGATCAAAGCCGGCGAAGCGTTCCAGATCGTGCCGTCGCAACGGTTCGAGATCCCCACCGCCGCCGACGCGATCGACATCTACCGCGTGCTCCGGACGTCCAACCCGAGCCCGTACATGTACCTGCTGCGGCTCGACGGCTTCGACATCGTCGGCTCCAGCCCCGAATCACTGGTCACCGTGCGGGACGGCCGCGCGACCACGCACCCGATCGCGGGCACCCGCTGGCGCGGCGCCGACCCCGAAGAGGACGCGCAGCTGGCCAAGGACCTCCTGGCCGACGAGAAGGAGCGTGCCGAGCACCTGATGCTCGTCGACCTCGGCCGCAACGACCTGGGCAAGGTCTGCAAGCCGGGCACCGTGCGCGTCGTCGACTTCTTCCAGATCGAGCGCTACAGCCACGTCATGCACATCGTGTCCACCGTCACCGGTGAGCTGGCCGACGGCAAGACGGCGTTCGACGCGGTCACCGCCTGCTTCCCGGCCGGGACGCTGTCCGGCGCGCCGAAGGTCCGCGCGATGGAGCTGATCGAGGAGCTCGAACCGGTCCGCCGCGCGCTGTACGGCGGGGTCGTCGGCTACCTCGACTTCGCCGGCGACGCCGACACGGCCATCGCGATCCGCACGGCCCTGGTGAAGGACGGCGTCGCGCACGTCCAGGCCGGCGGCGGGGTGGTCGCCGACTCGGTGCCGGACTACGAGGACACCGAATCGCTGAACAAGGCCAAGACCGTGCTCTCGGCGGTGGCCGCCGCGCAGACGATGGTGGCGGCGGGCGCCCTCGACCCGGCCGCGGACGCCGCTCATGTCTGA
- a CDS encoding DUF3592 domain-containing protein, giving the protein MDPLRELVRRRSRWLAVAAGGVAVFGFFVVAVTAYLLVVADAGFGSGDISALIVVFAASLGFAGLGAWRLRTLAHRIRGTASENGFGAWLPPPSAADHDRRIDFDVETGRVGRTARRAAALLLIWVALVTGGLTGMHLLDEAADELLATGARVPGVVLSVYTPDKGTRSMQVRYGGRTAKIVRDSGHRYHVGEAVTVVVDPADPEHVRTTEETNENQFVFGLCIGSLVLGLGGTPVAAGAALGWRRRARAVAVTGWRVATVDVVPDRSAGGRKRPPPTIRVRYPDGTGLALRTMPSTHGAKALADFTDRLAWVGGWGREMVVLFPNGPRRPGPYAVPAAAKAPRAVGAGRR; this is encoded by the coding sequence ATGGATCCCCTGCGCGAGCTCGTCCGGCGGCGCTCGCGGTGGCTGGCCGTCGCGGCGGGCGGGGTGGCCGTTTTCGGGTTCTTCGTGGTGGCCGTGACGGCTTACCTGCTCGTCGTCGCGGATGCCGGCTTCGGCTCGGGGGACATTTCCGCCTTGATTGTCGTTTTTGCGGCTTCGCTCGGTTTCGCGGGTCTCGGCGCGTGGCGCCTGCGGACGCTCGCGCACCGGATCCGCGGCACCGCGAGCGAAAACGGCTTCGGTGCCTGGCTGCCGCCGCCGAGTGCCGCCGACCACGATCGCCGGATCGACTTCGACGTCGAAACCGGGCGGGTGGGCCGGACCGCCCGGCGCGCCGCGGCGCTGCTCCTGATCTGGGTTGCGCTGGTCACGGGCGGGCTCACCGGGATGCACCTGCTCGATGAAGCCGCCGACGAGCTCCTCGCGACCGGTGCCCGGGTCCCCGGCGTCGTGCTGTCCGTGTACACCCCCGACAAGGGCACCCGGTCGATGCAGGTGCGCTACGGCGGCCGGACCGCGAAGATCGTCCGGGACTCCGGGCACCGCTACCACGTCGGCGAGGCGGTCACCGTCGTCGTGGATCCCGCCGATCCGGAGCACGTGCGCACCACGGAGGAGACGAACGAGAACCAGTTCGTCTTCGGCCTCTGCATCGGTTCACTGGTGCTCGGCCTGGGCGGGACGCCGGTCGCGGCCGGGGCGGCGCTCGGCTGGCGGCGCCGGGCCCGCGCGGTCGCGGTCACCGGGTGGCGGGTCGCCACCGTGGACGTCGTGCCCGACCGCTCGGCCGGCGGCCGCAAGCGGCCACCCCCCACCATCCGGGTCCGCTACCCCGACGGCACCGGGCTCGCGCTGCGGACGATGCCTTCGACGCACGGCGCCAAGGCACTGGCGGACTTCACCGACCGGCTCGCGTGGGTCGGCGGCTGGGGGCGGGAAATGGTCGTCCTCTTCCCGAACGGCCCGCGCCGCCCGGGACCGTACGCGGTCCCCGCGGCCGCGAAGGCGCCCCGCGCGGTGGGCGCGGGCCGCCGCTGA
- a CDS encoding DUF397 domain-containing protein — protein sequence MAVWRKSSHSGENYSCVEVALGPVVGVRDTKARRAGQLTVSARAWRFVLDRLAQDSGSHR from the coding sequence ATGGCCGTTTGGCGGAAGTCCTCGCACAGCGGGGAAAACTACAGCTGCGTCGAGGTGGCGCTGGGGCCGGTCGTGGGCGTTCGGGACACGAAGGCCCGCCGGGCCGGTCAGCTGACCGTTTCCGCCCGGGCGTGGCGTTTCGTTCTCGACCGTCTGGCTCAGGATTCCGGCAGCCACCGGTAA
- a CDS encoding DUF3592 domain-containing protein, with the protein MELRWGWLVVTVAAVRVFLFFGAGTAYSLLTPDYVFTDGELPGEALILTGSAALAAFAAHRLHAPDRRRREEVPDFGAWLPARGGSHGEGRIHLDAQTARLRRTARRATAIAAAWAVLFAGGLAGVVAADRAAAALLVTGVRVDGSVIEVFDPARGAPTIRVRYEAQGASRVAEITRDSGHEYHSGEPVIVVHDPADPAHVRATAEANEDGVLTGFGVMFLVTGFFVLPLAATAALGWWRRARAVAATGWRIARVTVVPHLPRGEEIEARYRDGSEIVLRRVPSLLGAGTAVRRRAWIGGWGRRMVVLFPAGPDRTGPRAVPVYATGPRAQPISPVR; encoded by the coding sequence ATGGAGCTGCGGTGGGGATGGCTCGTGGTGACGGTGGCCGCGGTGCGCGTCTTCCTGTTCTTCGGCGCGGGCACGGCGTACTCCCTGCTGACCCCGGACTACGTCTTCACGGACGGCGAACTCCCCGGCGAGGCGCTCATCCTGACCGGCTCCGCGGCCCTCGCCGCGTTCGCCGCCCACCGCCTGCACGCCCCGGACCGGCGGCGGCGCGAAGAGGTGCCGGACTTCGGTGCCTGGCTGCCCGCGCGGGGCGGCTCCCACGGCGAAGGCCGGATCCACCTCGACGCGCAGACCGCGCGCCTGCGCCGCACCGCCCGCCGGGCCACCGCGATCGCCGCCGCCTGGGCCGTGCTGTTCGCGGGCGGCCTGGCCGGGGTGGTCGCCGCCGACCGCGCCGCCGCTGCCCTCCTGGTCACGGGCGTCCGCGTCGACGGCTCGGTGATCGAGGTCTTCGACCCGGCCAGGGGCGCGCCGACGATCCGGGTGCGTTACGAAGCACAGGGTGCTTCCCGGGTGGCGGAGATCACCCGCGACTCCGGGCACGAGTACCACTCCGGCGAACCGGTGATCGTCGTCCACGACCCCGCCGACCCGGCGCACGTCCGCGCCACCGCCGAAGCGAACGAAGACGGGGTCCTGACGGGCTTCGGCGTCATGTTCCTGGTGACCGGCTTCTTCGTGCTGCCGTTGGCGGCGACCGCGGCGCTGGGCTGGTGGCGCCGGGCCCGCGCGGTCGCGGCCACCGGGTGGCGGATCGCGAGGGTGACCGTCGTGCCGCACCTCCCGCGCGGCGAGGAAATCGAGGCCCGCTACCGCGACGGCAGTGAGATCGTGCTGCGCCGCGTGCCGTCGCTGCTCGGCGCCGGCACCGCGGTCCGCCGCCGCGCCTGGATCGGCGGCTGGGGACGGCGGATGGTCGTCCTGTTCCCGGCCGGCCCGGACCGGACCGGCCCGCGCGCCGTCCCGGTGTACGCCACCGGGCCGCGGGCTCAGCCGATTTCGCCAGTGAGGTAG
- a CDS encoding TetR family transcriptional regulator: MGHDGAVSTTDNTETTGRRRGRRPAGQDTRTALIEAARAVFAETGYDGATVRAIATRAGVDAAMVNHWFGSKEGLFAQAVLELPFDPMELQEALREGPDDELGERIVRTFITRWDTAGGGVFVALIRSITGHEQAGHVLRDFFQRFFSALITSIGSDRIPLRMNLCATQMVGLGMIRYVAKFAPLATEDVEVLVRAIAPNLQRYLTGEIG; this comes from the coding sequence ATGGGTCATGATGGAGCGGTGAGCACCACGGACAACACCGAGACTACGGGCCGCCGCCGCGGACGCCGGCCCGCCGGCCAGGACACCCGCACGGCGCTGATCGAAGCCGCGCGGGCCGTGTTCGCCGAAACCGGCTACGACGGTGCGACCGTACGCGCGATCGCCACCCGCGCCGGCGTCGACGCGGCGATGGTCAACCACTGGTTCGGCAGCAAGGAAGGCCTGTTCGCCCAGGCGGTCCTCGAGCTGCCGTTCGACCCCATGGAACTGCAGGAGGCACTGCGCGAAGGCCCCGACGACGAGCTCGGGGAGCGGATCGTCCGCACCTTCATCACCCGCTGGGACACCGCGGGTGGCGGCGTGTTCGTGGCGCTCATCCGCAGCATCACCGGCCACGAGCAGGCCGGGCACGTGCTGCGCGACTTCTTCCAGCGGTTCTTCAGCGCGCTGATCACCTCGATCGGCTCGGACCGCATCCCGCTGCGGATGAACCTGTGCGCCACCCAGATGGTGGGCCTGGGCATGATCCGGTACGTGGCGAAGTTCGCGCCGCTCGCCACCGAGGACGTCGAGGTCCTCGTGCGGGCGATCGCGCCGAACCTGCAGCGCTACCTCACTGGCGAAATCGGCTGA